One window from the genome of Kluyveromyces marxianus DMKU3-1042 DNA, complete genome, chromosome 3 encodes:
- the MSA1 gene encoding Msa1p has translation MSDKEGSSFTNGSGVNTPKKRGRPAILKEYSDPMKSPMAQSSLQMQKSHQSFNKPLMRVGSSGSPTKFKTPQKKRRSSSTEVSPPHSATGSTKKGRYRGVVMNSSTSPRGKSSGLMKSKGDDLDSNATTPSKNNDQKARMQVTTSFDHDHEHEHDSSSPGTPLDQVFSSISRAHNVKSSPPVMFDTDSPIPTKRKLSVEMRETSCMEDNSSITKRWKFMLNVGRDGKACIETNSLTITENANSETSNNKNLLPPKHLLQNTAKAADVDTNGVAKFDKKRVMGFLRQMKSKNKTLDAKPLPEQTKKFNIPSSPSAPPNSMGNLAEPLTPKCSQLMQFKTGLTPSFNIDELLVSPRLHDSLSRNLFKSPSQYVFKVSSGDPLLINDHQEMDMMNSHSQEVSDILSFLNSPKRGTNLNTPPSYLVNFSSPRSNGKPQNAVPSTSNMKLNLPPLGTPKTEPNHQTTLLPSTPLLKLGNLGPPSQFTPIIQKQMTDESKFSLTQSIHPINLRKEPARKLESSDDARMALKRLINGN, from the coding sequence ATGTCGGATAAAGAAGGCTCCAGTTTTACGAACGGTAGTGGAGTTAATACGCCGAAAAAGCGTGGGAGACCAGCGATTCTGAAGGAGTATTCTGACCCAATGAAGTCGCCAATGGCTCAGTCGTCTttgcaaatgcaaaagTCTCACCAATCGTTTAATAAGCCATTGATGCGTGTGGGGAGCTCTGGGTCGCCAACGAAATTCAAGACTCCgcagaaaaagagaaggagCAGTTCTACTGAGGTCTCGCCTCCTCATTCTGCGACCGGCTCTACGAAAAAGGGCCGCTATAGGGGTGTTGTAATGAACTCTTCGACATCGCCAAGGGGGAAATCGAGCGGTTTGATGAAGTCGAAGGGCGATGATTTGGATTCAAACGCAACAACCCCTTCTAAGAATAACGATCAGAAAGCACGTATGCAAGTCACTACGAGTTTTGATCATGATCACGAACATGAGCATGACAGCTCATCTCCGGGCACCCCGTTAGACCAGgtcttctcttcaatttccaGAGCTCACAACGTGAAGAGCTCTCCTCCAGTGATGTTCGATACAGATTCCCCAATACCAACTAAACGGAAGTTGTCAGTAGAGATGAGAGAAACGTCATGTATGGAGGACAATAGTAGTATAACGAAAAGATGGAAATTCATGTTGAACGTGGGTAGGGACGGAAAAGCTTGTATAGAAACGAATTCGTTGACAATAACAGAAAATGCCAATTCTGAAACCAGCAACAATAAGAATTTACTACCCCCAAAACATCTACTACAGAATACCGCAAAAGCTGCTGATGTAGATACCAACGGTGTGGCAAAGTTTGACAAAAAACGTGTGATGGGATTCTTGAGacaaatgaaatcaaaaaataagaCGCTGGACGCTAAACCATTACCAGAGCAAACGAAGAAGTTTAacattccttcttctccatctGCTCCTCCAAACTCCATGGGCAACCTTGCTGAACCTCTCACACCTAAATGCTCTCAATTGATGCAATTTAAAACGGGATTGACCCCAAGTTTCAATATCGACGAATTGCTCGTTAGCCCCAGGCTACATGATTCCTTGAGCAGAAACTTGTTCAAGTCCCCAAGTCAGTATGTGTTCAAAGTATCTTCAGGTGATCCTTTATTAATCAATGATCACCAAGAGATGGATATGATGAATTCCCATAGTCAAGAAGTTTCAGATATACTATCATTCTTGAACTCCCCAAAGAGAGGGACGAATCTAAATACCCCTCCCTCATACCTAGTAAACTTCAGCTCACCAAGATCAAATGGAAAGCCACAAAACGCTGTTCCTTCGACTAGTAACATGAAGCTGAATCTGCCTCCATTAGGTACCCCAAAGACCGAACCAAACCATCAAACAACGCTTTTACCATCAACACCTTTACTCAAATTGGGGAATTTAGGTCCTCCATCTCAGTTCACTCCTATAATACAAAAGCAAATGACTGATGAGAGTAAGTTCTCCTTAACGCAATCAATTCATCCGATTAACCTAAGGAAAGAGCCAGCCAGAAAACTTGAATCAAGCGATGATGCAAGAATGGCTCTTAAGAGACTCATAAATGGGAATTAA